From the genome of Spinacia oleracea cultivar Varoflay chromosome 2, BTI_SOV_V1, whole genome shotgun sequence, one region includes:
- the LOC110795846 gene encoding SWR1 complex subunit 2 isoform X1 codes for MEPSNEEQPSFLDRTSRATRGKRMNKLLDDEVEEDEAFWNQDALLEEENDNEYEAEPEIADEFDSDFNEDESEPDDDGGQNEADAREKRPKKRLVYTGKPQTKKKKKKKDLSKLEESLRDEMDKDVSNSMEAPDGKKHSDQPTTPDHHEEGDEVEGEKSVRKSTRTAVVVRQAEREAIRAALQATTKPVKRKKEGEEKRMSQEEMLLEAAQTEITNLRHLERVLAREEEVKKRAIVHKEVYTGPQMRYSSKNGDTVIEFRNGLSFESEISTKSVPYPQKALCAVTGLPAKYRDPKTGLPYATKEAFQTIRERYAADNMRAEAKLASGDLYDSIIGPGFVGKRKRLTVPHQDDSSYAQDSRRFCRFPAVTDLVSD; via the exons ATGGAACCCTCCAATGAAGAACAACCAAGCTTCCTTGATCGTACTTCTCGAGCAACTCGAGGAAAACG GATGAACAAATTGCTTGATGACGAGGTTGAAGAAGATGAGGCTTTCTGGAATCAAGACGCTCTTTTGGAG GAAGAAAATGACAATGAATATGAAGCGGAACCGGAGATCGCTGATGAGTTTGATAGTGACTTTAATGAAGAT GAGTCTGAACCTGATGATGATGGAGGACAAAATGAGGCAGATGCAag GGAGAAGAGGCCAAAGAAGCGTCTGGTATATACAGGAAAGCCACaaacaaagaagaaaaagaaaaagaaggacCTATCTAAATTAGAAGAATCTTTGAGGGATGAAATGGATAAGGATGTTTCAAATTCAATGGAGGCTCCAGATGGAAAGAAGCACTCTGATCAACCTACGACCCCAGATCATCATGAGGAAGGTGATGAAGTTGAAGGAGAGAAAAGTGTGAGGAAATCTACTAGAACTGCTGTTGTAGTTAGGCAGGCTGAAAGAGAAGCAATTCGCGCTGCATTACAGGCTACAACGAAG cctgtaaaaagaaaaaaagaaggcGAGGAGAAGCGGATGTCTCAGGAAGAAATGCTCTTGGAAGCTGCTCAGACAG AAATTACGAACTTGAGACACTTGGAGCGTGTATTAGCAAGGGAAGAGGAAGTTAAGAAAAGAGCTATTGTGCATAAAGAAGTCTATACCGGCCCACAAATGCGATATTCATCAAAAAATG GTGACACAGTTATTGAATTCCGAAATGGACTATCATTTGAGTCAGAGATCTCAACAAAATCAGTTCCTT ATCCTCAGAAAGCTCTATGTGCCGTCACTGGACTGCCTGCAAA GTACCGAGATCCGAAAACAGGGCTACCTTATGCAACAAAAGAAGCTTTTCAAACAATACGTGAACG TTATGCAGCTGATAACATGCGCGCCGAAGCTAAGTTGGCCAGTGGCGACTTGTATGATTCAATTATTGGGCCCGGATTCGTGGGCAAGAGGAAGAGATTGACCGTCCCACATCAAGATGATTCATCATATGCTCAAGACTCGAGGCGGTTTTGCAGATTTCCGGCGGTTACTGATCTGGTTTCAGATTAG
- the LOC110795846 gene encoding SWR1 complex subunit 2 isoform X3: MEPSNEEQPSFLDRTSRATRGKRMNKLLDDEVEEDEAFWNQDALLEEENDNEYEAEPEIADEFDSDFNEDESEPDDDGGQNEADAREKRPKKRLVYTGKPQTKKKKKKKDLSKLEESLRDEMDKDVSNSMEAPDGKKHSDQPTTPDHHEEGDEVEGEKSVRKSTRTAVVVRQAEREAIRAALQATTKPVKRKKEGEEKRMSQEEMLLEAAQTEITNLRHLERVLAREEEVKKRAIVHKEVYTGPQMRYSSKNDPQKALCAVTGLPAKYRDPKTGLPYATKEAFQTIRERYAADNMRAEAKLASGDLYDSIIGPGFVGKRKRLTVPHQDDSSYAQDSRRFCRFPAVTDLVSD; the protein is encoded by the exons ATGGAACCCTCCAATGAAGAACAACCAAGCTTCCTTGATCGTACTTCTCGAGCAACTCGAGGAAAACG GATGAACAAATTGCTTGATGACGAGGTTGAAGAAGATGAGGCTTTCTGGAATCAAGACGCTCTTTTGGAG GAAGAAAATGACAATGAATATGAAGCGGAACCGGAGATCGCTGATGAGTTTGATAGTGACTTTAATGAAGAT GAGTCTGAACCTGATGATGATGGAGGACAAAATGAGGCAGATGCAag GGAGAAGAGGCCAAAGAAGCGTCTGGTATATACAGGAAAGCCACaaacaaagaagaaaaagaaaaagaaggacCTATCTAAATTAGAAGAATCTTTGAGGGATGAAATGGATAAGGATGTTTCAAATTCAATGGAGGCTCCAGATGGAAAGAAGCACTCTGATCAACCTACGACCCCAGATCATCATGAGGAAGGTGATGAAGTTGAAGGAGAGAAAAGTGTGAGGAAATCTACTAGAACTGCTGTTGTAGTTAGGCAGGCTGAAAGAGAAGCAATTCGCGCTGCATTACAGGCTACAACGAAG cctgtaaaaagaaaaaaagaaggcGAGGAGAAGCGGATGTCTCAGGAAGAAATGCTCTTGGAAGCTGCTCAGACAG AAATTACGAACTTGAGACACTTGGAGCGTGTATTAGCAAGGGAAGAGGAAGTTAAGAAAAGAGCTATTGTGCATAAAGAAGTCTATACCGGCCCACAAATGCGATATTCATCAAAAAATG ATCCTCAGAAAGCTCTATGTGCCGTCACTGGACTGCCTGCAAA GTACCGAGATCCGAAAACAGGGCTACCTTATGCAACAAAAGAAGCTTTTCAAACAATACGTGAACG TTATGCAGCTGATAACATGCGCGCCGAAGCTAAGTTGGCCAGTGGCGACTTGTATGATTCAATTATTGGGCCCGGATTCGTGGGCAAGAGGAAGAGATTGACCGTCCCACATCAAGATGATTCATCATATGCTCAAGACTCGAGGCGGTTTTGCAGATTTCCGGCGGTTACTGATCTGGTTTCAGATTAG
- the LOC110795846 gene encoding SWR1 complex subunit 2 isoform X2: protein MEPSNEEQPSFLDRTSRATRGKRMNKLLDDEVEEDEAFWNQDALLEEENDNEYEAEPEIADEFDSDFNEDESEPDDDGGQNEADAREKRPKKRLVYTGKPQTKKKKKKKDLSKLEESLRDEMDKDVSNSMEAPDGKKHSDQPTTPDHHEEGDEVEGEKSVRKSTRTAVVVRQAEREAIRAALQATTKPVKRKKEGEEKRMSQEEMLLEAAQTEITNLRHLERVLAREEEVKKRAIVHKEVYTGPQMRYSSKNGDTVIEFRNGLSFESEISTKSVPCKFMRMGAILIEILRKLYVPSLDCLQSTEIRKQGYLMQQKKLFKQYVNVMQLITCAPKLSWPVATCMIQLLGPDSWARGRD from the exons ATGGAACCCTCCAATGAAGAACAACCAAGCTTCCTTGATCGTACTTCTCGAGCAACTCGAGGAAAACG GATGAACAAATTGCTTGATGACGAGGTTGAAGAAGATGAGGCTTTCTGGAATCAAGACGCTCTTTTGGAG GAAGAAAATGACAATGAATATGAAGCGGAACCGGAGATCGCTGATGAGTTTGATAGTGACTTTAATGAAGAT GAGTCTGAACCTGATGATGATGGAGGACAAAATGAGGCAGATGCAag GGAGAAGAGGCCAAAGAAGCGTCTGGTATATACAGGAAAGCCACaaacaaagaagaaaaagaaaaagaaggacCTATCTAAATTAGAAGAATCTTTGAGGGATGAAATGGATAAGGATGTTTCAAATTCAATGGAGGCTCCAGATGGAAAGAAGCACTCTGATCAACCTACGACCCCAGATCATCATGAGGAAGGTGATGAAGTTGAAGGAGAGAAAAGTGTGAGGAAATCTACTAGAACTGCTGTTGTAGTTAGGCAGGCTGAAAGAGAAGCAATTCGCGCTGCATTACAGGCTACAACGAAG cctgtaaaaagaaaaaaagaaggcGAGGAGAAGCGGATGTCTCAGGAAGAAATGCTCTTGGAAGCTGCTCAGACAG AAATTACGAACTTGAGACACTTGGAGCGTGTATTAGCAAGGGAAGAGGAAGTTAAGAAAAGAGCTATTGTGCATAAAGAAGTCTATACCGGCCCACAAATGCGATATTCATCAAAAAATG GTGACACAGTTATTGAATTCCGAAATGGACTATCATTTGAGTCAGAGATCTCAACAAAATCAGTTCCTTGTAAGTTCATGAGAATGGGGGCCATCCTGATAGAG ATCCTCAGAAAGCTCTATGTGCCGTCACTGGACTGCCTGCAAA GTACCGAGATCCGAAAACAGGGCTACCTTATGCAACAAAAGAAGCTTTTCAAACAATACGTGAACG TTATGCAGCTGATAACATGCGCGCCGAAGCTAAGTTGGCCAGTGGCGACTTGTATGATTCAATTATTGGGCCCGGATTCGTGGGCAAGAGGAAGAGATTGA